From Streptomyces qinzhouensis, one genomic window encodes:
- a CDS encoding pyrimidine reductase family protein — MRRLLPVTDQTADDDREWSLEELAELYAYPEPGTEPGAGLNAGQAGRPGVWLRGNMVASLDGAAQYEGASQPLSGTADMRIFGVLRALCDVVIAGAETVRREGYRPAKAREAFAARRAAAGQTPAPAIAVVSASLELDFTAPLFTEPLVPTLVLTGAGAPAERVRAARRAGADVVVAGDGPGADPAAAVAALADRGLTRQLTEGGPRLLGGFVAAGVLDELCLTVAPVLTAGDAQRITNGPGTAVPERFALVSLLEEAGFLFTRYRRI, encoded by the coding sequence ATGCGACGCCTGCTCCCTGTGACCGATCAGACAGCCGATGACGACCGAGAGTGGTCGCTGGAGGAACTGGCCGAGTTGTACGCCTACCCGGAGCCGGGTACGGAGCCGGGCGCGGGGCTGAACGCCGGGCAGGCCGGGCGGCCGGGGGTCTGGCTGCGCGGGAACATGGTGGCCTCGCTGGACGGCGCGGCCCAGTACGAGGGGGCCTCGCAGCCGCTGTCGGGAACGGCCGATATGCGGATCTTCGGGGTGCTGCGGGCGCTCTGCGATGTGGTGATCGCCGGTGCCGAGACGGTCCGCCGGGAGGGCTACCGGCCCGCGAAGGCCCGCGAGGCCTTCGCGGCGCGGCGGGCGGCCGCCGGACAGACCCCGGCCCCGGCGATCGCCGTGGTCAGCGCATCCCTGGAGCTGGACTTCACGGCGCCGCTGTTCACCGAGCCGCTGGTGCCGACGCTGGTCCTGACGGGCGCCGGGGCACCCGCCGAGCGGGTCCGGGCGGCCCGGCGGGCGGGCGCGGACGTCGTGGTGGCGGGGGACGGGCCCGGGGCCGATCCGGCGGCGGCCGTGGCGGCGCTGGCCGACCGGGGGCTGACCCGCCAGCTGACCGAGGGCGGGCCGCGGCTGCTGGGCGGCTTCGTGGCCGCCGGGGTGCTGGACGAGCTCTGTCTGACGGTGGCGCCGGTCCTCACCGCCGGGGACGCCCAGCGGATCACGAACGGCCCGGGAACGGCCGTACCCGAACGGTTCGCACTGGTGTCCCTGCTGGAAGAGGCGGGCTTCCTTTTCACCCGATACCGTCGCATCTGA
- a CDS encoding indole-3-glycerol phosphate synthase, whose amino-acid sequence MFTSVLMIEKPLTSADVEFVTTLHGDETVSFVVLMQPRGAQADVLLRAIDDVALGELKDAVHEGEEPEGKDALTPAEPALEHSLRALREAGAEAVGQVVAKHPLSVLKTVVDDSNADEVIVLTEPHYVEEFFHRDWASRARHKVGVPVLKLFAHNE is encoded by the coding sequence GTGTTCACAAGCGTACTGATGATCGAGAAGCCCCTGACGTCCGCCGATGTGGAATTTGTGACGACCCTCCACGGGGACGAGACCGTCTCGTTCGTCGTGCTGATGCAACCGCGCGGTGCCCAGGCCGACGTCCTGCTGCGGGCCATCGACGATGTGGCCCTCGGTGAGCTCAAGGACGCCGTCCACGAGGGCGAGGAACCCGAGGGGAAGGACGCGCTCACCCCGGCCGAGCCGGCCCTGGAGCACTCCCTGCGGGCCCTGCGCGAGGCCGGCGCCGAGGCCGTGGGGCAGGTCGTCGCCAAGCACCCGCTCTCCGTACTGAAGACCGTCGTCGACGATTCCAACGCCGACGAGGTCATCGTGCTGACCGAGCCGCACTACGTCGAGGAGTTCTTCCACCGGGACTGGGCGTCCCGGGCGCGCCACAAGGTCGGCGTACCGGTGCTCAAGCTCTTCGCCCACAACGAATAG
- the murC gene encoding UDP-N-acetylmuramate--L-alanine ligase — protein sequence MASAIPTAMEQPHFIGIGGAGMSGIAKILAGRGAKVAGSDAKESPTADALRALGATVHIGHEAGHLAAGASCVVVSSAIRADNPELLRAAELSVPVVHRSDALAALMTEGRPIAVAGTHGKTTTTSMLAVALTELGLDPSYAIGGDLAGPGTNARHGEGEIFVAEADESDRSFHKYAPEVAIVLNVELDHHANYASLDEIHESFETFAGRIVPGGTLVVFADQDGAVELARRVRGRDGLRVVTYGESASADVRVVRIVPEGLTSSVTVVLDGRELTFTVAVPGRHYALNAVAALTAGAALGVPADELAGAIGAYTGVGRRLQLKGEAAGVRVIDSYAHHPTEMTADLEAMRGAAAGSRLLVVFQPHLFSRTQELGKEMGEALALADASVVLDIYPAREDPIPGITSALIVDAARAAGADVTPVRDRETVADAVAGMAGPGDLVLTMGAGDVTDLGPVILDRLSRRTPPN from the coding sequence ATGGCATCCGCCATCCCCACCGCCATGGAACAGCCCCACTTCATCGGCATCGGCGGCGCCGGGATGTCCGGCATCGCCAAGATCCTCGCCGGCCGTGGTGCGAAGGTGGCGGGCAGTGACGCCAAGGAGTCGCCCACCGCGGACGCCCTGCGGGCCCTCGGGGCCACCGTCCACATCGGCCACGAGGCCGGACATCTGGCCGCCGGCGCGAGCTGTGTCGTCGTCTCCAGCGCCATCCGCGCCGACAACCCCGAGCTGCTGCGCGCCGCCGAGCTGTCCGTGCCCGTGGTCCACCGCTCCGACGCGCTGGCCGCCCTGATGACCGAGGGGCGCCCGATCGCGGTCGCCGGCACCCACGGCAAGACCACCACCACCTCCATGCTGGCCGTCGCCCTCACCGAGCTGGGGCTCGACCCGTCGTACGCCATCGGCGGCGATCTCGCGGGCCCCGGCACCAACGCCCGGCACGGCGAGGGCGAGATCTTCGTCGCCGAGGCCGACGAGAGCGACCGCAGTTTCCACAAGTACGCCCCCGAGGTCGCGATCGTCCTCAACGTGGAGCTGGACCACCACGCGAACTACGCGTCGCTCGACGAGATCCACGAGTCCTTCGAGACCTTCGCCGGGCGGATCGTCCCCGGCGGCACGCTGGTGGTCTTCGCCGACCAGGACGGCGCGGTCGAACTGGCCCGGCGGGTGCGGGGCCGGGACGGGCTCCGGGTGGTGACGTACGGCGAGTCCGCGTCCGCCGACGTCCGGGTGGTCCGGATCGTCCCCGAAGGGCTGACCAGCTCGGTCACCGTCGTCCTCGACGGCCGCGAGCTGACCTTCACGGTCGCGGTGCCCGGCCGCCACTACGCGCTCAACGCGGTCGCCGCGCTCACCGCGGGCGCCGCCCTCGGTGTCCCCGCCGACGAGCTGGCCGGAGCCATCGGCGCCTATACGGGCGTCGGGCGCCGGCTCCAGCTCAAGGGCGAGGCGGCCGGGGTACGGGTGATCGACTCCTACGCCCACCACCCGACCGAGATGACCGCCGATCTGGAGGCGATGCGGGGCGCGGCGGCCGGCTCCCGGCTGCTCGTGGTCTTCCAGCCGCACCTCTTCTCCCGCACCCAGGAGCTGGGCAAGGAGATGGGCGAGGCGCTGGCCCTCGCCGACGCCTCCGTGGTCCTCGACATCTATCCGGCCCGGGAGGACCCGATCCCCGGGATCACCAGCGCCCTGATCGTGGACGCGGCCCGGGCGGCGGGCGCCGACGTCACCCCGGTCCGCGACCGGGAGACCGTGGCCGACGCCGTCGCGGGAATGGCCGGGCCCGGTGACCTCGTTCTCACCATGGGCGCCGGAGATGTGACGGACCTCGGTCCGGTGATCCTGGACCGGCTCTCCCGCCGCACCCCGCCCAACTGA
- the msrB gene encoding peptide-methionine (R)-S-oxide reductase MsrB: protein MAYEIDKPDEQWRAELSPAEYQVLRQAGTEPAFTGEYTDTTTEGVYSCRACGAELFRSDTKFSSHCGWPSFYDPKDSEAVELLRDSSHGMVRTEVRCARCGSHLGHVFEGEGYPTPTDQRYCINSISLRLAPDDGKDTLPDAGNG from the coding sequence ATGGCGTACGAGATCGACAAGCCGGACGAGCAGTGGCGCGCGGAGCTGAGCCCCGCCGAGTACCAGGTGCTCCGGCAGGCCGGTACCGAACCGGCGTTCACCGGCGAGTACACCGACACCACCACCGAAGGTGTCTACTCCTGCCGGGCGTGCGGGGCCGAGCTGTTCCGCTCCGACACGAAGTTCTCCTCCCACTGCGGCTGGCCGTCCTTCTACGACCCCAAGGACTCCGAAGCGGTCGAACTGCTGCGGGACAGCTCCCACGGCATGGTCCGTACGGAGGTGCGATGCGCCCGCTGCGGATCGCACCTCGGACATGTGTTCGAGGGTGAGGGTTATCCGACCCCGACGGATCAGCGCTACTGCATCAATTCGATCTCCCTGCGACTGGCTCCGGACGACGGCAAGGACACGCTTCCGGACGCCGGGAACGGCTGA
- a CDS encoding nucleoside/nucleotide kinase family protein: MAHAVDTPPPAPLVERARALTRDGRRRVLGIAGAPGAGKSTLAARLAAVLGGDRAVVVPMDGFHLAGAELERLGRAHRKGAPDTFDGHGYVALLTRLRAPEPGVTVYAPAFDRALEEPVAGAVPVPPEVPLVVTEGNYLLHDDGPWARVRPLLDEVWYVQPDEAERVRRLVARHIAFGRAPEDARRWVDRSDEANARLVARGRDRADLVVPQY, from the coding sequence GTGGCCCACGCCGTCGACACCCCGCCGCCCGCACCGCTCGTCGAGCGCGCCCGCGCGCTCACCCGGGACGGCCGGCGGCGGGTGCTCGGGATCGCCGGGGCGCCCGGGGCCGGGAAGTCCACACTCGCCGCCCGGCTGGCCGCCGTGCTCGGCGGCGACCGGGCCGTCGTCGTCCCCATGGACGGCTTCCATCTGGCCGGGGCCGAACTGGAGCGGCTCGGCCGGGCCCACCGCAAAGGCGCGCCCGACACCTTCGACGGCCATGGGTACGTCGCACTGCTCACCCGGCTGCGGGCCCCCGAACCAGGGGTTACCGTCTACGCCCCCGCCTTCGACCGGGCCCTCGAAGAGCCGGTCGCCGGAGCCGTACCCGTACCGCCCGAAGTGCCGCTCGTCGTCACCGAGGGCAACTACCTCCTCCACGACGACGGCCCCTGGGCCCGGGTCCGGCCCCTGCTCGACGAGGTCTGGTACGTCCAGCCGGACGAGGCCGAACGGGTGCGCCGGCTCGTCGCCCGGCATATCGCCTTCGGCCGGGCGCCCGAGGACGCCCGGCGCTGGGTCGACCGCTCCGACGAGGCCAATGCCCGGCTCGTCGCCCGCGGCCGGGACCGCGCCGACCTCGTCGTCCCCCAGTACTGA
- a CDS encoding aminopeptidase P family protein: MSPLAADLPPFTADDYRARMDRAAAAAAGAGLAGVLVSPGPDLLHLTGYEPPPTERLTLLVLVPGRDPVLVVPALEAPDAAKATAGPLLTLRDWTDGRDPYALTAELLGAPGRFAVSDNTWALHLLGLGRARPDTGWTALTDALPMLRAVKDARELERLAAAGAAADAAYEEILTVRFAGRRETDLAADLAGLLRRFGHSRVDFTIVGSGPNGADPHHEAGDRVIRPGDTVVMDFGGLKDGYGSDTTRTVHVGEPTPAEQHVHDVVREAQQAGYEAVRPGAACQDVDRAAREIIEEAGYGDLFIHRTGHGIGVTTHEPPYIVEGEEQPLVPGMCFSVEPGIYLPGRFGVRIEDIVAVTEDGGRRLNTTDRAMAVVE, encoded by the coding sequence ATGTCACCCCTGGCGGCGGACCTCCCGCCCTTCACCGCCGACGACTACCGGGCCCGGATGGACCGGGCCGCCGCCGCGGCGGCCGGCGCGGGCCTCGCGGGCGTCCTCGTCTCCCCGGGCCCCGACCTGCTCCACCTCACCGGCTACGAACCGCCGCCCACCGAACGGCTCACGCTCCTCGTCCTGGTCCCGGGCCGGGACCCGGTGCTCGTCGTGCCCGCCCTGGAGGCCCCCGACGCGGCGAAGGCGACCGCCGGGCCCCTGCTGACCCTGCGCGACTGGACCGACGGCCGGGATCCGTACGCCCTCACCGCCGAACTGCTCGGCGCACCGGGCCGGTTCGCGGTCAGCGACAACACCTGGGCCCTGCACCTCCTCGGCCTCGGCCGGGCCCGGCCCGACACCGGCTGGACGGCCCTCACCGACGCCCTGCCGATGCTGCGCGCGGTCAAGGACGCCCGGGAGCTGGAGCGGCTCGCCGCCGCGGGCGCCGCGGCCGACGCGGCGTACGAGGAGATCCTCACGGTCCGGTTCGCCGGGCGCCGGGAGACCGACCTCGCCGCCGATCTCGCCGGGCTGCTGCGCCGCTTCGGGCACTCCCGGGTCGACTTCACCATCGTCGGCTCCGGCCCCAACGGCGCCGATCCGCACCACGAGGCCGGGGACCGGGTGATCCGGCCCGGCGACACCGTCGTGATGGACTTCGGCGGCCTCAAGGACGGCTACGGCTCCGACACCACCCGCACGGTCCACGTCGGCGAGCCCACCCCCGCCGAACAGCATGTCCACGATGTCGTCCGCGAGGCCCAACAGGCCGGATACGAGGCGGTCCGGCCCGGCGCCGCCTGCCAGGACGTGGACCGGGCGGCCCGCGAGATCATCGAGGAGGCCGGATACGGGGACCTGTTCATCCACCGCACCGGCCACGGTATCGGCGTCACCACCCATGAACCGCCGTACATCGTCGAAGGCGAGGAGCAGCCCCTCGTCCCCGGTATGTGCTTCTCCGTCGAGCCGGGCATCTATCTCCCCGGCCGTTTCGGCGTCCGCATCGAGGACATCGTGGCCGTCACGGAGGACGGCGGCCGGCGCCTCAACACCACGGACCGGGCGATGGCGGTCGTCGAGTAG
- the treZ gene encoding malto-oligosyltrehalose trehalohydrolase, with protein MRFEVWAPFARDQVILRLDSDNGDDSDQGGGGNGGVPMAPDPDRPGWWCAEAPARDGTRYGFAVDGGPPRPDPRSRRLPEGPDGPSAVFLPDGHTWRHDPPRHGLRGAVLYELHIGTFTPEGTLDAAAGHLGELTELGVTHVELLPLCPFPGVHGWGYDGVAPWAVHEPYGGPAALKRFVDTAHGHGLGVVLDVVHNHLGPSGNQLPAFGPYLTEAHRTPWGPAVNLDGPGSDEVRDYLLGSALMWLREYRIDGLRLDAVHALADDRALTFLEELSAAVDRLGAELGRPLFLIAESDRNDPRTTTPRTAGGLGLHAQWNDDFHHGLHTLLTGEDQGYYADFAADPRAALARSLTRVWFHDGTYSSFRGRAHGRPVDPATTPVHRFVGFAQSHDQIGNRAAGDRLSALLSPGLLACAAALVLTGPFTPMLFMGEEWGAGTPWQYFTDHTDPETARRVREGRRAEFAAHGWPADEVPDPQDPETRNRSVLDRAERTREPHARLLAWYRELIALRRAQPDLTDPDPATVDVSYDSTTGSTNGSDGTDDSGGTGRYAVRRGELRILYNLGREAPARFPVGTGARVLASWEPSPGPDAAGDLVLGPESCAVVLGRV; from the coding sequence GTGCGGTTCGAGGTGTGGGCGCCCTTCGCGCGCGACCAGGTGATCCTCCGGCTCGACAGCGACAACGGCGACGACAGCGACCAGGGCGGGGGCGGGAACGGCGGTGTGCCCATGGCGCCGGATCCGGACCGCCCCGGCTGGTGGTGCGCGGAGGCTCCGGCCCGCGACGGCACCCGCTACGGCTTCGCCGTCGACGGCGGGCCCCCGCGGCCCGACCCGCGCTCACGCCGGCTGCCCGAGGGGCCCGACGGGCCGAGCGCGGTCTTCCTCCCGGACGGTCACACCTGGCGGCACGATCCGCCGCGCCACGGACTGCGCGGGGCGGTGCTCTACGAGCTGCACATCGGCACCTTCACCCCCGAGGGCACCCTCGACGCCGCCGCCGGACACCTCGGGGAGCTGACGGAGCTGGGCGTCACCCATGTGGAGCTGTTGCCGCTCTGCCCCTTCCCCGGGGTGCACGGCTGGGGGTACGACGGGGTGGCCCCGTGGGCTGTCCATGAGCCGTACGGCGGGCCTGCGGCGCTGAAACGCTTCGTGGACACGGCACACGGGCACGGTCTGGGGGTGGTGCTGGACGTGGTCCACAACCACCTGGGTCCGTCCGGGAACCAGCTGCCCGCCTTCGGCCCGTATCTGACGGAAGCCCACCGCACCCCCTGGGGTCCCGCGGTCAATCTGGACGGGCCCGGTTCGGACGAGGTGCGGGACTATCTGCTGGGCAGTGCGCTGATGTGGCTGCGGGAGTACCGGATCGACGGGCTGCGGCTGGACGCGGTGCACGCGCTCGCCGACGACCGGGCGCTCACCTTTCTGGAGGAGCTTTCGGCCGCCGTGGACCGGCTCGGGGCGGAGCTGGGGCGGCCGCTGTTCCTGATCGCCGAGTCCGACCGCAACGACCCTCGGACCACCACCCCGCGCACCGCGGGCGGCCTCGGGCTGCACGCTCAGTGGAACGACGACTTCCACCACGGGCTGCACACCCTGCTGACCGGCGAGGACCAGGGCTACTACGCCGATTTCGCCGCCGATCCGCGGGCGGCCCTCGCCCGGTCCCTGACCCGGGTGTGGTTCCACGACGGTACGTACTCCTCCTTCCGCGGCCGCGCTCACGGCCGCCCGGTGGACCCCGCGACCACCCCCGTCCACCGCTTCGTGGGCTTCGCCCAGTCCCATGACCAGATCGGCAACCGGGCCGCCGGGGACCGGCTGTCCGCGCTGCTCTCCCCCGGGCTGCTGGCCTGTGCCGCGGCCCTGGTGCTGACCGGGCCGTTCACCCCGATGCTGTTCATGGGCGAGGAGTGGGGGGCGGGCACGCCCTGGCAGTACTTCACCGACCACACCGACCCGGAGACCGCCCGGCGGGTACGGGAGGGACGGCGGGCGGAGTTCGCGGCCCACGGCTGGCCGGCGGACGAGGTCCCCGACCCGCAGGACCCCGAGACCCGGAACCGCTCCGTGCTCGACCGCGCCGAGCGGACCCGGGAGCCGCACGCCCGGCTGCTGGCCTGGTACCGGGAGCTGATCGCGCTGCGCCGGGCCCAGCCCGATCTCACGGATCCCGACCCGGCGACGGTGGACGTCTCGTACGACTCCACCACCGGCTCCACCAACGGCTCGGACGGTACCGACGACTCAGGCGGTACCGGCCGGTACGCGGTCCGCCGCGGCGAACTGCGGATCCTGTACAACCTGGGGCGCGAAGCCCCGGCCCGCTTCCCGGTCGGCACGGGCGCCCGGGTGCTGGCCTCCTGGGAGCCGTCCCCGGGCCCGGACGCGGCCGGGGACCTGGTGCTCGGCCCGGAGTCGTGCGCGGTGGTCCTGGGCCGTGTCTGA
- a CDS encoding GNAT family N-acetyltransferase — protein sequence MTELVIRALSASDAHLFHTLPDPLGFGRSLSDVTHRPEWQRIALRDGRVVARAAWWGAPDDTAPVNVNWFDFADGEEAAGAELLRSAPYSVDYDLLLPPGWREDPVLKAAGEARIRAAEAAGMRVLVERYRYRWTPANGLPERPGRLVFRPEPDDEVILGVLRRVHSTTLDAHALRAIEQGGLDRAAREELEFFHWAPSPREWWRLAYTPEGEAVGLQIPVHVPAGPAVGYIGVLPEARGHGYAYDLLVECLRDLVGHGAESVLGATDQSNVPMAKHFARAGFPVIQERIDLVPAD from the coding sequence ATGACCGAGCTGGTCATCCGTGCGCTCTCCGCGAGCGACGCACACCTTTTCCACACCCTGCCCGACCCGCTGGGCTTCGGCCGGTCCCTGTCCGATGTCACCCACCGCCCCGAATGGCAGCGGATCGCCCTGCGCGACGGCCGGGTCGTCGCCCGGGCCGCCTGGTGGGGCGCCCCCGACGACACCGCTCCCGTCAACGTCAACTGGTTCGACTTCGCCGACGGCGAGGAGGCGGCGGGCGCCGAACTGCTCCGCAGCGCGCCGTACTCCGTCGACTACGACCTGCTGCTGCCGCCCGGCTGGCGCGAGGACCCCGTCCTGAAGGCGGCCGGCGAGGCCCGGATCCGGGCGGCCGAGGCGGCCGGGATGCGGGTGCTCGTGGAGCGCTACCGCTATCGCTGGACCCCTGCGAACGGCCTGCCGGAGCGACCCGGGCGGCTGGTGTTCCGCCCCGAGCCCGACGACGAGGTGATCCTCGGCGTGCTCCGCCGGGTCCATTCGACGACCCTGGACGCGCACGCGCTGCGCGCGATCGAACAGGGCGGCCTCGACCGGGCGGCCCGGGAGGAGCTGGAGTTCTTCCACTGGGCGCCGTCCCCGCGCGAATGGTGGCGTCTGGCGTACACACCCGAGGGCGAAGCGGTGGGTCTCCAGATCCCGGTCCATGTCCCGGCGGGGCCCGCGGTGGGCTATATCGGGGTCCTCCCCGAGGCCCGCGGCCACGGCTACGCGTACGACCTGCTGGTGGAGTGTCTGCGCGATCTGGTCGGGCACGGCGCCGAGTCCGTCCTGGGGGCGACGGACCAGTCGAACGTCCCGATGGCCAAGCATTTCGCCCGGGCGGGCTTCCCGGTGATCCAGGAGCGCATCGACCTGGTCCCGGCGGACTGA
- a CDS encoding DUF1707 and FHA domain-containing protein: protein MTSSLPSPPPGFSGHPVPLRPSDAERDRVVDVLREGAAVGRLSHDTFLRRMELALAARSPAELAALTADLDPGEEGLPGKVVRSVGGVSAFLVRLRRAWTAEKLPPLLLPEPGPYPLRIGRDPGNGLRLTHESVSRAHAELSLRGAGWMLRDLGSMNGTTVNGQRVVGAVPVRDGDVVSFGQIAFRLTAR, encoded by the coding sequence GTGACCTCCTCCCTGCCGTCCCCTCCCCCGGGGTTCTCCGGACACCCGGTTCCCCTGCGGCCGTCCGACGCCGAACGGGACCGGGTGGTGGATGTGCTCCGGGAGGGTGCCGCCGTGGGCAGGCTCTCCCACGACACGTTTCTGCGCCGGATGGAGCTGGCACTCGCGGCCCGCAGCCCGGCGGAGCTCGCGGCCCTCACCGCCGACCTCGACCCCGGTGAAGAGGGGCTGCCGGGGAAGGTGGTCCGCTCCGTCGGCGGGGTCTCCGCGTTCCTGGTCAGACTGCGCCGCGCCTGGACCGCCGAGAAACTGCCGCCACTGCTGCTGCCGGAGCCCGGCCCGTATCCCCTGCGGATAGGCCGGGACCCGGGCAACGGACTGCGGCTGACGCACGAGAGCGTCTCCCGCGCCCATGCCGAGCTGAGCCTGCGCGGGGCGGGGTGGATGCTGCGCGACCTCGGCTCGATGAACGGCACGACGGTGAACGGGCAGCGGGTGGTGGGCGCGGTGCCGGTGCGCGACGGGGACGTCGTCTCCTTCGGGCAGATCGCCTTCCGGCTCACCGCGCGCTGA
- the treY gene encoding malto-oligosyltrehalose synthase, which produces MTPTPTATYRLQLQPAFPFARAAAVLPYLAGLGVSHLHLSPVLEAVPGSSHGYDVTDPTRVREELGGEEGLRALARAAREHGMGLVVDIVPNHMALVPRHSPALWDVLRHGPESPYARWFDIDWEAGGGRLLLPVLAGRFGDELPRLRITAADGGTVEYGEHRFPLRPGTAPAGGVADPVSVLDAQWYRLGWWRLARTELNHRRFFTVAELIGVRVEDPEVFDATHAKLLELVRDGVVAGLRVDHPDGLADPEAYLRRLAGATGGACWTVVEKILTGDERLPASWPVAGTTGYDALHRIDGLFTDPEGAAELAFQYREFTGLPGDRGGRWEPTRLRAAYRIAGHELVSEATALTRLAVRACAADPALRDHAPWALTAAIRELLVRLPVYRPYRTGADQVLTPAAAVAAKAVFTSAEESTAVDAVRDLVLGQAGGGPDREAFRARFAQTASAVRAKSVEDTAYYRWTPLLSANEVGGDPARPAVSPAEFHAYAARIARDLPATGTVLTTHDTKRSADVRAGIAVLSQVPERWAAFLERVTAEAARQPGGRAPDPQLAWTAWQTALGFGFPYEERLRAALLKGAREAALRTSWAEPDEAYEEALAAFVAAGPAGPPLHSVAEFARELEPYVRADVLGSVLLQLTMPGVPDVYQGTERDYRALVDPDNRAPFDEGPATAKTALTRAALTLRRERPEVFGASGTYTPLTVSGPAEAHCVAYCRTGEVVAAVTRLSLRLERAGGWRGTVVAVPDGTWTDPLSGRELRGGRPVAAAELFLDGPVALLVRERDAEAG; this is translated from the coding sequence ATGACGCCCACGCCCACGGCCACCTACCGGCTCCAGCTCCAGCCCGCGTTCCCGTTCGCCCGGGCCGCCGCCGTCCTGCCGTACCTCGCCGGGCTGGGGGTGTCCCATCTGCATCTGTCGCCGGTGCTGGAGGCCGTCCCGGGCTCCAGCCACGGCTACGACGTCACCGACCCCACCCGGGTCCGGGAGGAACTGGGCGGCGAGGAAGGGCTGCGGGCGCTGGCCCGGGCCGCCCGGGAGCACGGGATGGGCCTGGTCGTGGACATCGTGCCCAACCACATGGCGCTGGTGCCGCGCCACAGCCCGGCCCTGTGGGACGTCCTGCGCCACGGCCCGGAATCGCCGTACGCCCGCTGGTTCGACATCGACTGGGAAGCGGGCGGCGGCCGGCTGCTGCTGCCGGTGCTGGCCGGGCGGTTCGGGGACGAGCTGCCACGGCTGCGGATCACGGCGGCCGACGGCGGCACCGTCGAGTACGGGGAGCACCGTTTCCCGCTGCGCCCCGGCACCGCGCCCGCCGGCGGGGTCGCGGACCCGGTCTCCGTACTGGATGCCCAGTGGTACCGGCTGGGCTGGTGGCGGCTGGCCCGCACCGAGCTGAACCACCGGCGTTTCTTCACCGTCGCGGAGCTGATCGGGGTCCGGGTCGAGGATCCGGAGGTCTTCGACGCCACCCATGCGAAGCTGCTGGAGCTGGTACGGGACGGGGTCGTGGCGGGGCTGCGGGTCGACCATCCGGACGGGCTCGCCGACCCGGAGGCGTATCTGCGCAGGCTCGCCGGGGCGACCGGCGGGGCCTGCTGGACGGTGGTGGAGAAGATCCTCACCGGCGACGAACGGCTGCCGGCGTCCTGGCCGGTGGCCGGGACGACCGGGTACGACGCGCTGCACCGTATCGACGGACTGTTCACCGATCCCGAGGGCGCGGCGGAACTGGCCTTTCAGTACCGGGAGTTCACCGGGCTGCCCGGTGACCGGGGCGGCCGCTGGGAGCCGACCCGGCTCCGCGCCGCCTACCGGATCGCCGGCCATGAGCTGGTGTCGGAGGCCACCGCGCTGACCCGGCTGGCGGTCCGGGCCTGCGCCGCCGACCCGGCGCTGCGGGACCACGCGCCGTGGGCGCTGACCGCCGCGATCCGGGAGCTGCTGGTCCGGCTGCCGGTGTACCGGCCGTACCGGACCGGTGCCGACCAGGTGCTCACCCCCGCCGCCGCGGTCGCCGCGAAGGCCGTGTTCACCTCGGCGGAGGAGAGCACCGCCGTGGACGCCGTACGGGATCTGGTGCTCGGGCAGGCGGGCGGCGGACCGGACCGGGAGGCGTTCCGGGCCCGGTTCGCGCAGACCGCGTCGGCGGTGCGCGCCAAGTCGGTGGAGGACACGGCGTACTACCGCTGGACCCCGCTGCTGAGCGCGAACGAGGTCGGCGGCGATCCGGCCCGCCCGGCGGTGAGCCCGGCGGAGTTCCACGCCTACGCCGCCCGGATCGCCCGTGACCTGCCCGCCACCGGGACCGTCCTGACCACGCACGACACCAAGCGGAGCGCGGATGTACGGGCCGGGATCGCCGTACTGTCGCAGGTGCCCGAGCGCTGGGCCGCGTTCCTGGAGCGGGTGACCGCGGAGGCGGCCCGGCAGCCGGGCGGCCGGGCGCCCGATCCGCAGCTGGCGTGGACGGCCTGGCAGACGGCGCTCGGCTTCGGGTTCCCCTACGAGGAGCGGCTGCGGGCGGCGCTGCTGAAGGGGGCCCGGGAGGCGGCGCTGCGCACGAGCTGGGCGGAGCCCGACGAGGCGTACGAGGAGGCCCTGGCGGCGTTCGTGGCCGCGGGTCCGGCCGGTCCCCCGCTGCACTCGGTGGCGGAGTTCGCCCGGGAGCTGGAGCCCTACGTCCGGGCGGACGTCCTGGGCTCGGTGCTGCTCCAGCTCACGATGCCGGGGGTGCCGGACGTCTATCAGGGCACCGAACGGGATTACCGGGCGCTGGTGGATCCGGACAACCGAGCCCCCTTCGACGAGGGCCCCGCCACCGCGAAGACGGCGCTGACCCGGGCCGCGCTGACGCTGCGGCGGGAGCGGCCCGAGGTGTTCGGCGCCTCGGGGACGTACACCCCGCTGACGGTCTCGGGCCCGGCGGAGGCGCACTGTGTGGCGTACTGCCGTACGGGTGAGGTGGTGGCCGCCGTCACCCGGCTCTCCCTGCGGCTGGAGCGGGCGGGCGGCTGGCGGGGGACGGTGGTGGCGGTCCCGGACGGGACCTGGACGGATCCGCTGTCCGGCCGGGAGCTGCGCGGGGGCCGCCCGGTCGCGGCGGCGGAACTGTTCCTGGACGGACCGGTGGCCCTGCTGGTCCGGGAGCGGGACGCCGAAGCCGGCTGA